The genomic interval ATCAAGTATAATCACAGCATCAACAGAAATAAAAGCATAACATAATTTTGGTATCCTCAACCATTTCATAAAATATGGTTTTCCTATGCAATATAGTTATGTAACTATAAATTTTACTCGTAGTCTTGTGGTTTTCTCACCAGTACAATTCTCTTCTGACATAATTCTgatgagaagaaagaaaagattcGTTAAGAGATCCTTCTAACCCAATGTCACTTTACTGAATGTATCAACATTCACAGTCGTTTCCGCGACGATGGCCTCCTTAGTTTCAGGTCCGTCACCAAGCCATGGCGGTCTTTGACTGAGGCTCCAACTCTAAAAAGCTCCACCTCCTAAATTCCACTCAATCCAATGCCAAACTCAAACGAATCCTCTGCAAGGATTCCGACCTACATCTATTGATATCAATTTGCTATAATAACTATTTTGCTAGATACATTTTCTACATGAAATAAGGTCCTATTTTTGGCCGCACAACTGATTACTCTCCTATAGTGCTATATGTGAAAGGAATAGTCTTAACATTGGAAAGACTTGACCTAAAAATGTGCTGGTTGGCAACTACTCTAAACCACACCTTTCAGTCTTTCACTCTAATTCGATTTGTGGCCCAGAACAAGATATTGTTGCAAGAGGACCCCAATATAGAGTCTAGGTCAACGCCAGCGAGCTAGACCCCAATATGTCATGTGGTCATCTGACTCATTATTCTTGCAAGAATCAATATCTCACCATTACCTAGTAGCTCCTAATCTGGGCTAATCTAGCCTGATTCAATTATTAATCATAAAATGATGTTACTCTAAACAAGCATGAGCCATATAAAAAGACATTTTTAACACTAAACGTACCAAATCTATTTTTCCCCCCTCTAATGAACATTCACCAAACTAGGAAAGGAATTATTACCCGGAGTTAAGAGGAAATTGGGGGGAAGCCTTCCAAGTTACAAGTTTGCAGCCAATGATCCAGTAGTGGTGATATGATCATTTTTCAATCATGGGCAGTGTCGGGGGGAAGTGGGCAACTTAGCCGGCTAGCCCCTATGTTTATGTACTTGATAGATACATGTATCAAGTTCAATCTGATTATAACCTCACGTAATCGGCCTAAGTTAGATCGGTCTCGAGTGAatattaaatgaaattttgccTCATTTAGGTATTTTAGAGAATTTCACCTCACTTAAATGTTGGACCTTGTGTTTCACTTTGTTTGTTGAATTGAGCTCAAACATAATTGTCTCGACGCTTGAGGGTATCTCCTCAAATATATATGCCTAAAGATGTTTTATCTCTAGGCTCTAGCTGAGTTGACTCTCTTTTAGTCCATTCAGTAACTAGCATTCTTCACAACAAGCCGACACAATCTTAATTAGATacatatacatttccatttttactgaagaaaagaaattgatCATGAGGTCATGAGATGACAGTCTACTAGTACATTATAGGAGAATCCGAAGCCCTAGCACTCATGTATGATTATGCTCTTCACTTGATGAGTTTGGTTCGGAAACCCAATTGGGAATCGAGATCAGATACCCCAGCTGTCATTTGCTTGCTAGATATTCCCCACATTGTAACAATGCAATGAACTCAAGATAACACAGCTATGAGGTATATGCAGACGTGGCTACTCGCCAATGTGTTATTTTCTTATTGATACATTAATGGTTATAGGAATCGAAGATAAGATGTTGGATGAATTGCGAAATAGTACGGATACAAGGGAGAAAACATGGAGTGTTTGCAACAGCCGGGCCAGCGCTTTGAATTTTCTCCTCCCTGAAATCACTCCCAAAGAGAAAGCAAGGAGGAAAATCAAGAGACGAGCTCAGTGGGATCCATCCCGAAAATCTTGTTGGTAAATATTAGAATAGAAAGATGGAGAAGTCCAAGAGCAGCCACCACccagaaaaacaaagagatcGGGGGACCCCGTCAGCACAGCAAAGAAATAGAGAAGAGCCAATCCAAAACCCTGCACGTGAATGCGCGTCATTTCTTGTCAATAAAACCGCGTCAACTTCTCCAGGCCCCCATGCACTATATgcatcatcatcgtcgtcttcttcttcttcttccagtAAAACCATATGCAACTGTTTTTATCAAGCTCCCCTTCTTTTTTTAGTAACGAACCCTGAAACCCCGCCAAACACGTAACACAGCCCTCATTACAATGTTGATGATGGTGGAGTTTTGTTTGGATTCGTGATTGGTAAAGTTAGGATCTTTGGTTCTGCTGATGATTGGGCCCCAAGGGTAAAAGTGAAACTCACTTCACTGTTTTCGGCTAGCTAAAGCAACCAGCTCATTACTTTCTGGGCAAACTCGGCGCATTTTCCGGGGGAGAATTGTAAGGTTTATTTAAGTTTTATGAAGACCCTTTAAGGGTGGTCAATTTGTTAGGCTCTGTACTAGGCTGGTGGGTAATGGCAGAGAGGGAGATAGTGATGGCGGGTCGTTATTATGAGAAGAAGAATGTTGTTGGTGttggtggtggcggtggcggtggtggtggtggagatgaAAGCGATGGTGGCAGTGTGGAGGAATTGATGGGAGTGATTGAGACGGTTGGATCGTATTCCGGGTTTCGAAGAGCTCACAGGAAGGAGTGCTTGAGCTTGGTGAGGAGGTTGAAGCTGCTGCTGCCTCTATTGGAGGAGATTAGGGAGTTGGAGTACTACTCCAGTAAGGCTTTGAGTTCTTTGGCTAGTTTGAAGAGGGCACTTGCTTCTGCCAAGAAGTTGCTCAAGAATTGTAGCTGTGGGAGTAAGATTTACTTGGTTAGTGTAATCTCTGTTCTTCTCTGTTATAAATTGAAGTAGTAGCTTACATGGGTTATTCCTCATATCCATGTATTGATGCCTTTGTTGGatttcttgtttgtttgtgtGATATGAATAGACACTGGAAAGTGAGGCAGTGATGGTAAGGTTTCATGCTGTATATGATATACTAAGCCAGGCTTTGGAGGATTTCCCTTACGGTGAGCTTGGGATCTCAATTGAAGTTATAGAGCAGGTAATTTCATCTCCTTCCAACTTTTAGCAATACTTAGAATTGTAATTGTAATGTTCAGTCTTCTCATATGGGTGAATCTTCTTAGAAATTGATGATTTATGACACCATTCACCAGATACCAGCTTTGCTCAAATTTCTACTTTGCAAAAGTTATATATTTCTGTTGGTTGATATCACAGGTTCAAATGAGAATAAGAATTCATCTAATTAGGTTCAGATGATACACAACATAACATGCTGTTAAGTAGGAGAGGATATCCAGTTTAATGAGCTTTTATGGTATTCATCTGGATTCTGGGGTGCTTATGTAATTGCTAACTTCAGGTTCAACTAATGCGAATTCAACTCAAACGAGCAAAGACACGGGCAGACACTCAGGACATAGAGCTCGCAATGGATCTGATGGTTGTGTTGTCTATGAACAATGATGACAGGAATGCAGATAAAGCGATACTTGAAAGACTAGCCAACAAGTTGGAACTACACACAATTGCAGACTTGAAAGAGGAAACAATAGCGGTTAGAAAGCTAGCGAAAAGAAGATCAGCAAGGCAGAATGCTGAAAGCATTCAACACGTCACTGATCTTTTGGGAAGGTTCAAAGAAAATGCAGGGATCTATGAGGACTTCTTGCTTGATGGTCCTGTTTCCACTAGAAGTCTGAGGCAGTGTCAGTCTTTGTTGATTCCTAATGAGTTTCTATGCCCAATTACGTTGGAGATCATGACTGATCCTGTTATTGTTGCAACTGGACAGGTAAATCTTTGCTAGTTTTTGGAGCCAATGCACTATGTTAAAAATACTCTTTACATTTAGAGAGATGGTTTCATGGAGCTCTTGTTCATGTCCTGATGTCCAACATTAGAATGATTGGAGCATCAACTGTGGTTTTGGTTTCTCAATTGTCAAAAGAAACTCCAAAAGCTTTTTTTACATCAAGTCATCAACTATAGTTTTGCTTTCTGAACTACAATACTTATATCAGTTATATGGTATCTAAGATAATTTTCACTGCCTTCTTATAAAGACTTACGAAAGAGCAAGCATACAAAAGTGGCTGGCTTCCAATCACAACACCTGCCCAAAGACGGGGCAAACACTGGATCACACATCACTGGCACCAAATTTCGCCCTCAAGAATCTAATCCAGCAATGGTGCAAGAAGAATCGTTTTGAACTCCCAAAGAAGGATTCTAATGCATTTCCTGATGGCTCTACTGCTGAAATTTTAGAGGAAATATCTTCCTTAGTGTATGATCTATCTTCGTGTCAGCTGGATGTTTTAAAAGAAGCCATTTTTAAGATCCGAATGCTCTCTAAAGAGAATCCGGAGAATAGAATTCTGATAGCTAAGGGTGGAGGGATCCCCCAACTGATTAAGCTCTTGTCATATCCAGATTCCAAGATTCAAGAACACACAGTGACAGCTCTTTTAAATTTGTCGATCGATGAGGCCAACAAAAGACTGATAGCAGGAGAAGAGTCTATTTCTGCTATAATTGAGATTTTGCAGCATGGAACAGATGAAGCTAGAGAGAATTCTGCTGCTGCATTGTTGAGCTTATCCATGCTCAATGAGAACAAAGTACTTATTGGGACTTTAAATGGAATTCCTCCTCTGGTAAATCTTCTGCAGAATGGAACAATCAGAGGTAGAAAGGATGCTGCCACTGCATTATTCAACTTGTCTTTGAACCAAGCCAACAAGTCAAGAGCCATCAATGCAGGTTTAATACCGCCATTGCTTCGTCTACTTGAGGATAAGAACATTGGCATGACTGATGAAGCCCTCTCAATTTTGTTACTCCTTGCATCACATACTGACGGCCGAAATGAGATTGGGAGGTTATCTTTCATAGAAACTCTGGTTGGAATAATCAAGAGTGGAACCCCCAAGAACAAGGAATGTGCTACATCGGTTCTTTTAGCGCTCGGATTAAACAATTCGTCGTTCACTTTGGCTGCACTTCAGTATGGTGTCTATGAGCATCTGGTGGAGGTAGCTAGATGTGGAACCAACAGAGCTCAAAGAAAAGCAAACGCCCTTTTGCAGCATATGAGTAAATGTGAGCACATTCCttaaaaaattcaaacaaaacctcattttgattctttattCTCGACTCTTGAGTGAACTCTTATTCGAGCTTTTCTTCAAAGTTTGTCTCTATATATGTTGTATAGAACTATACTATATTGTGTTATAACCTATAAAAATTGTTGAATCTAGTAAGTGAAAGAAGCAATCTTTACAGACAGATTCTTAGACTATAATTTTCTGTATCTTCTTTCTTCTGCATAGCTAGCTTAGCTCAAATTGGTTACCATCAGTACATAAATTTTTCCTGTGTTCTTATGGATCACTGTCTCATTGAATGCAACCAACACTTCTACTGGTAAAAGTAATGCTCAATGGGACTTTGTCACTTTGATAAGTAGTGCTGTCTACAATCTGTTATAGAATCAATATTCTTAGAAAGCTTTAATTGCGACATCAGGCTACTGAGGATCACAAATAGTAACAACTTCGCAATGATCATAGCGATATTCACGTAGTGGTTTAGGCATTTGTATCATCGTAGGAACATCTTTGTTAACATCAGAAATCCCTAGTTCTGATTCTCATTCTCCTAGTTATCCTCTTGTTGATCGAGGGCAACAGTACACTCATGAATTCAGATGCAACCAGCAACCCCCATCCAACAAAAACATAACCATTGCAGCTGGCAACTGGTACGAACATGATGACGGTTTTGTAAGACCATGAATCAGTGTGTGATCCCCATTTCAGCTTCTTACTTGGGAAGTGATGCTTCCCCAACAAATTTACAACAAGGAATTTGTTACACCATGTTTAGTATTACTGATTTCGAATCTTCCCTTAAACTAATGAGAGTCTGAGGCTCAGTAGGTGCaattgatttttctttatgtgattgcatttatttgttttgatcTTCGAATTATTAGTAGAGTTAATTCAGAGCCTTGGGGGAGGTGGCGTCATAAAGATAGAGCTATAAGGAATTAAGTACTTTGAAGAAAATTTGCAGTAGTATCGTTCCTTCTTTTAATCAAAGTAAAAGATGTACTTTACTTTGTGGAATGGACACTAAGTTAATATACTCATTCACACACAATTTTTTTGGGTTCGTCCTTGGTTTTCAGAAGAAGACAACAATTTGTTAAATGGCTACATGCATGCTTTGATAGTGCACTCTCATGCTTTGAAGCCCGGAAGTTCCTCTGAAAGTGTACAGTTTGCCGAACTTCATCTCGTAGGATCTCTCTCTTCCGGCCACCAATCAGTGagattcttgtcccattttgaaggtcttcttccatactacaaaccctccaaaatatttaacccaaatccttgtgtgctaggagaatcaaagaaaagaaatcataggttttaaatttgagtttttcggtttttgttaaattaaaGTGTTTAGGCTAAAAACttgactttgtggtgaactagaaaaTTGTTAGGAAtatcatttagattgtggtggtgaaatttggtagtCATTGTGGTGGTCGGAAAACAGGCGgcacatgaacagtgttttatgaacagtaaaatcccgaacaatgttttatgaaacaGCTTTATGAACAGTGTGTCAGCTGTAATGAATCGTCATCTGAGATTTTAAGTATCGTTTTATAAgcactttatcatgctattaggtgaacGACGAAAtgagtgagggaatcgctctcggtgtcgtggaagttgcacgcaggaaataaagtgagtaaacctcacatgatcatcatgatcgaagtagtgttataattattgaatttagtttcagttgttaacatagttattgcatcactagcttataaaaaattattttaaaaatatgttttggtttaaattacgtgaacttaatcgtctacggttcattgTGGTGGTCGGAAAACAGGCGGcacatgaacaatgttttatgaacagtaaaatcccgaacaatgttttatgaaacaGCTTTATGAACAGTGTGTCCGCTATAATGAATCGTCATCTGAGATTTTAAGTATCGTTTTATAAgcactttatcatgctattaggtgaacGACGAAAtgagtgagggaatcgctctcggtgtcgtggaagttgcacgcaggaaataaagtgagtaaacctcacatgatcatcatgatcgaagtagtgttataattattgaatttagtttcagttgttaacatagttattgcatcactagcttataaaaaattattttaaaaatatgttttggtttaaattacgtgaacttaatcgtctacggttcatgggtaaatgaaacactattttaataaataattttaaaaaggttttagtgattatggactgtggtgaatgtgagtaaatctcactatgacaaatCTACCCTTAACGGTgacttatatttttaaattataaaaaagagTGAAAtgtgacatttatataatatagtgggctGTGTATATGtatgaaaatgataaatacgatgcatatatatgggttgctatattatataatatttcagttttatttcaaatgtgagattataatgttgtgactatattcatattgttgtgcaagagtcgcttggttgtagtacaataacatgtgtggattgttattgtacgtggttttaacattgagtcttgttaaaacgtttttaggtcttcggacgttgttggcagtaatcggaaccaagccttggccgggtgtcagttacgattcagttaaagctctagtctgtctgtcggtgtactgcatgaggggtaacagatgggttgcttgggtctcatgagtacccatgtttatgggtgatattgggtaacatatgggatGCCCAGTGTTTGtcagtgtactgcatgaggggtaaccgaTGGGTACATGAGTCTCATGAATACtcatattttaaatgattttgggtaaccagatgggttgcccagtgcctgtcggtgtactgcatgaggggtaacagatgggttgcttgggtctcatgagtacccatgttttttagtgatattgggtaatagatgggttgcccagtgtctgtcggtgtattgcatgaggggtaatagaaGAGTAcatgagtctcatgagtatccatgttaacagatgggttgcccagtgtctcatgattacacatatttttaaatggtatttggtaacagatgggttgccaagtgtcacatgagtacgtttttctttaaatgttatctgtCATACTTCatttgtatgcgatgtatgttatactgttggtttactcatacgggttgaaaaacttaccgggttagtgtttataatcccggtgcaccaatttgatggtgtatgagatagttCTGCAAGTGGGAATTAGCAGATTCTgagggcttactctgaagatttatttcttctgtttgtgctgagaattgagtgaattttacattttccaTTGGTAATAATATTGAGATATaaactatttatttattattcaagtcgactgagtcgtgaTGTGGATTCAGTTTCGATACGCTGTTAttataaaatgatttcaatatatttaaaattgttttaaaattttaatgatttcaaatttaaatttttattattcgaaatTTCGGACTGTCAAGTAACATACATACTTTTTGAgctatcatttttatttccaaaacatctaaaaattaaataaaaattaagtaACATCATGTTTGGAGAAGAATTCAACTCCAAATTCTAGTAGGACTATAGAATGTGCGAACCCGAGACCGCAGAGAATccgaactctctctctctctctctctctctctctacttgGGCACACAAACCCACATATACACCCTCTCCCTCTTTCTCCCTATTTCTATTTCCTCCCtctccttttttatttttatttattttctcccCCTAAATTAATCTTTTATATATTTCTACTCCCCAGAAATTTCTGGGCTCTTTGTTCCTCTCACTTTCACTCCAGGCCCTGTTTCCCATCGTCCCTTATattttagggttagggttttcgGATCGGTGGTTGTTTCGGGTCGGATAAATTATGGGTGCCGAGGGCGATTCAAGCGAGGCCAAAgtaggtggaggaggaggagagctgATTAATATTCGGTGCTCTAATGGGTCCAAGTTTTCGGTGCGGGCGGCTTTGGATATCGATGTTGCGTCGTTCAAGGCGATTCTGGCTCAGAATTGTGATATTCCAGCTGATCAGCAGAGGTTGATTTACAAAGGTCGTATCTTGAAGGACGACCAAACCCTCATCAGTTATGGTGAGTTTCTCAACGGAATTTGACTTCTTGTTATTGCAATTGGTTGGGTTTTTTTAATTATCGAATCTGGGTTGATTGTGATGTGGGTTTCTgttatttttattgaattttgttttttgttttgtttttgctttaGAACATGGAGTTTTTGTATGAGACAATTGTTATTAGGGGCTATGAGGTCGGTCGGTGGATTTGAGATTGTTGGATTTGAGTGTTATTGGTTGCTTTGTTATGATCCACCGTTTAAAGTGATTCGGTGTTGCTGATGAgtgttttgtttggtttgttgAAGGTTTGCAGGCAGATCATACTGTCCACTTGGTTCGCTCCTTTTCTCCCGGTGCTTCAGCTGCACCGGCTGCTCCTGCGGCTAATGCTACTTC from Argentina anserina chromosome 2, drPotAnse1.1, whole genome shotgun sequence carries:
- the LOC126782531 gene encoding U-box domain-containing protein 15-like yields the protein MAEREIVMAGRYYEKKNVVGVGGGGGGGGGGDESDGGSVEELMGVIETVGSYSGFRRAHRKECLSLVRRLKLLLPLLEEIRELEYYSSKALSSLASLKRALASAKKLLKNCSCGSKIYLTLESEAVMVRFHAVYDILSQALEDFPYGELGISIEVIEQVQLMRIQLKRAKTRADTQDIELAMDLMVVLSMNNDDRNADKAILERLANKLELHTIADLKEETIAVRKLAKRRSARQNAESIQHVTDLLGRFKENAGIYEDFLLDGPVSTRSLRQCQSLLIPNEFLCPITLEIMTDPVIVATGQTYERASIQKWLASNHNTCPKTGQTLDHTSLAPNFALKNLIQQWCKKNRFELPKKDSNAFPDGSTAEILEEISSLVYDLSSCQLDVLKEAIFKIRMLSKENPENRILIAKGGGIPQLIKLLSYPDSKIQEHTVTALLNLSIDEANKRLIAGEESISAIIEILQHGTDEARENSAAALLSLSMLNENKVLIGTLNGIPPLVNLLQNGTIRGRKDAATALFNLSLNQANKSRAINAGLIPPLLRLLEDKNIGMTDEALSILLLLASHTDGRNEIGRLSFIETLVGIIKSGTPKNKECATSVLLALGLNNSSFTLAALQYGVYEHLVEVARCGTNRAQRKANALLQHMSKCEHIP